The proteins below are encoded in one region of Phosphitispora fastidiosa:
- a CDS encoding heparan-alpha-glucosaminide N-acetyltransferase has translation MKNNNTSGRVWELDFLRGIALILMVLFHLLYDLNEFYGYPVHYNTGVYFYIGKTAGILFIMISAISSAFSRNNFKRAVMFLGVGMLITLITHLYNPAYGIKYGILHLLGTSVLIYPLFKNLDKYILAVVGTVIIALGIYFDSTAVGNNYLFLFNLTDSQWVSADYYPMFPWLGVFFYGVCVQKLIYPDAGKSAAGVRISCVRPTLLSAMQARLDFIAFLGRHTLSVYLAHQPLLILLIGIWLKAAALV, from the coding sequence GTGAAGAATAATAATACCTCAGGCAGGGTCTGGGAATTAGACTTTCTGCGGGGCATCGCCCTGATCCTGATGGTGCTCTTCCACCTGCTTTACGACTTAAATGAGTTTTACGGATATCCTGTGCATTATAACACCGGGGTATATTTCTATATAGGCAAAACGGCGGGTATATTATTTATAATGATTTCAGCTATAAGTTCGGCATTCAGCAGAAATAATTTTAAAAGGGCCGTTATGTTCCTTGGGGTGGGCATGCTGATTACCCTGATAACACATCTGTATAACCCTGCTTATGGGATAAAGTACGGGATTTTACATTTGCTGGGGACAAGTGTGCTGATATATCCGCTTTTCAAAAACCTCGACAAATACATACTTGCAGTGGTCGGTACTGTAATTATAGCCCTGGGAATTTATTTCGATTCTACTGCTGTGGGAAATAATTATCTTTTTTTATTTAACCTTACTGACAGTCAATGGGTATCCGCGGATTACTATCCTATGTTTCCATGGCTGGGTGTATTTTTTTATGGAGTCTGTGTACAGAAGTTAATTTATCCAGATGCCGGAAAGAGCGCGGCAGGGGTCCGGATTTCATGTGTTAGGCCAACGTTGCTCTCTGCAATGCAAGCCAGGCTGGATTTTATTGCCTTCCTGGGGAGGCATACACTATCGGTTTATCTGGCACATCAGCCGCTGCTGATACTTCTTATTGGAATATGGCTAAAAGCTGCAGCACTGGTTTGA
- a CDS encoding sigma-70 family RNA polymerase sigma factor, with amino-acid sequence MQFLGIDLSDEELVLLAKAGDDRAFEALLLRYDALINNITRKFFIQGNESGDVLQIARIALWEAAQHFDPGRGLFRPFMGMVVKRRLQSAVRHSFSCTNLPCFRSCSLDAIIGDENDEQLYNRIGVEEDPLRNYDDSVFKCEFSKFIHNELSETEYRIVVEMLNRKNSKDIDKDRRGRISIYRDISRKLNIPEKGVDNAWQRVKRKYKSWYEDNFGGFPFEREG; translated from the coding sequence ATGCAGTTCCTTGGAATTGATCTGTCTGACGAGGAACTGGTCTTATTAGCAAAGGCCGGTGATGACAGAGCCTTTGAGGCACTACTTCTCAGGTACGATGCCCTTATTAACAATATTACCAGGAAATTTTTTATTCAGGGCAATGAATCAGGAGATGTGCTCCAGATAGCAAGAATCGCGCTTTGGGAAGCAGCTCAACATTTTGACCCCGGCAGGGGGCTATTCAGGCCTTTTATGGGGATGGTGGTGAAAAGAAGGCTGCAGTCCGCGGTAAGGCATTCTTTTAGCTGTACGAACTTGCCTTGCTTTAGGAGTTGTTCACTGGATGCTATTATTGGTGATGAAAATGATGAGCAGCTCTATAACAGGATTGGAGTTGAAGAAGATCCATTAAGAAATTACGATGATTCTGTTTTTAAGTGCGAGTTTTCCAAATTTATACATAATGAGTTGTCGGAAACGGAGTACAGGATTGTTGTAGAAATGCTGAATCGCAAGAATTCCAAAGATATAGACAAAGATCGGAGAGGCAGGATCTCCATTTATCGCGATATAAGCAGAAAGCTTAACATTCCTGAAAAGGGTGTCGATAATGCCTGGCAGAGGGTGAAAAGGAAATATAAAAGCTGGTATGAAGACAATTTTGGGGGATTCCCGTTTGAACGGGAGGGTTAA